The following are from one region of the Falco biarmicus isolate bFalBia1 chromosome 1, bFalBia1.pri, whole genome shotgun sequence genome:
- the UBA6 gene encoding ubiquitin-like modifier-activating enzyme 6 — protein sequence MAADSMEIDDALYSRQRYVLGDTAMQKMAQSHVFLSGMGGLGVEIAKNIILAGVKALTVHDTKQCTKWDLGINFFIHEDDITSQRNRAEATLHRIAELNPYVHVAASTVPLDETTDLSFLKQYQCVILTEVSLLLQKKINDFCHTQQPPIKFISADVYGICSRLFCDFGDEFEVLDTTGEEPKEIFISNITQSNPGIVTCLENHPHRLETGQFLTFREVNGMSCLNGSTHQVTVVSPYSFSIGDTSDMEPYLHGGIAVQVKTPKMFYFERLEKQITNPLCLVADFSKPEAPLQIHIAMLALNHFQENFGRGPNIGCLQDAEEMLKIAMSISETLENKPQVNGDIVKWLSRTAQGFLAPLAAAVGGVASQEVLKAVTGKFSPLQQWLYIDMLDIVTPLEKMGSEEFLPRGDRYDALRACIGDSLCQKLHDLNVFLVGCGAIGCEMLKNFALLGVGTGRNKGLVTITDPDLIEKSNLNRQFLFRPHHIQKPKSYTAAEATLNINPYLKIDSYINKVCPATENTYSDEFYTKQDVIVTALDNVEARRYIDSRCVANLRPLIDSGTMGTKGHTEVIVPHLTESYNSHRDPPEEEIPFCTLKSFPAAIEHTIQWARDKFESSFSHKPSLFNKFWQTYPSAEEVLQRIKSGESLEGCFHVIKTLSRRPRSWTQCVELARVKFEKYFSHKALQLLHSFPLDTRLKDGSLFWQSPKRPPFPVKFEFNDPLHYSFIVSAAKLFATVFCVPFTEKDLSEETILKIISAVKVPEFRPSNKVVQTDETARKPDHIPVSSEDERNAIFQLEKSILSNEALESDLQMKPISFEKDDDSNGHIDFVTAASNLRAKMYNIEPADRFKTKRIAGKIIPAIATATAAVSGLVALELIKVVGGYPAEAYKNCFLNLAIPIMVFTETAEVRRTEIRNGISFTIWDRWTIYGKEDFTLLDFINAVREKYGIEPTMVVQGVKMLYVPVMPGHIKRLKLTMQKLVKPSADKKYVDLTVSFAPETDGEEDLPGPPVRYYFVQEDN from the exons ATGGCGGCAGACTCTATGGAAATTGACGATGCTTTGTATAG CCGCCAGAGGTATGTTCTTGGAGACACAGCAATGCAGAAGATGGCTCAGTCCCACGTATTCCTGAGTGGTATGGGTGGTCTTGGTGTGGAGATTG ccaaAAATATAATTCTGGCTGGGGTTAAG GCTCTTACAGTTCATGACACCAAGCAGTGCACGAAATGGGATTTGGGTATCAACTTCTTCATCCACGAAGATGATATTACCAGTCAAAGGAACAG GGCTGAGGCCACACTTCATCGTATTGCAGAACTCAATCCATATGTCCATGTAGCAGCATCAACTGTGCCGCTGGATGAAACCACAGATCTATCTTTTCTAAAGCAGTACCAG TGTGTCATATTGACAGAAGTAAGTCTGTTGCTGCAGAAGAAGATTAACGACTTCTGTCATACTCAGCAGCCACCTATTAAg TTCATCAGTGCAGATGTATATGGAATATGCTCACGTTTGTTTTGTGACTTTGGTGATGAATTTGAAGTGCTGGATACAACAGGAGAAGAACCAAAGGAGATCTTCATTTCAAATATAACACAA TCAAATCCTGGTATTGTCACTTGCCTCGAAAATCATCCACACAGGCTTGAAACGGGACAGTTCTTAACCTTTCGGGAAGTTAATGGAATGTCATGCTTAAATGGATCCACACACCAAGTAACAG tggtgtcacCTTATTCCTTCAGCATTGGTGATACATCAGATATGGAGCCTTACTTACATGGAGGCATAGCTGTCCAAGTGAAGACACCcaagatgttttatttt GAACGTTTGGAGAAGCAGATAACAAATCCATTATGCCTTGTGGCAGATTTTAGCAAGCCTGAG GCCCCTTTGCAGATCCATATTGCCATGCTTGCCTTGAACCACTTCCAGGAGAACTTTGGTCGCGGACCCAACATCGG ATGCCTTCAAGATGCtgaggaaatgctgaaaatagcCATGTCCATaagtgaaacactggaaaacaaG CCTCAGGTGAATGGAGATATAGTGAAATGGCTGTCCAGGACTGCTCAGGGATTTCTagctcctctggctgcagcagtgggtggtGTTGCTAGCCAAGAAGTCTTGAAAGCAGTAACAGGAAAATTTTCTCCATTGCAACAGTGG ctttataTAGATATGTTAGACATTGTAACACCTCTAGAAAAAATGGGCTCTGAAGAATTTCTCCCACG GGGAGATCGGTATGATGCCTTGAGGGCTTGTATTGGAGACTCTTTGTGCCAGAAACTGCAtgatttgaatgtttttttg GTTGGCTGTGGAGCGATAGGCTGTGAAATGCTAAAAAACTTTGCACTTCTTGGTGTTGGCACTGGGCGAAACAAAGGATTG GTTACAATTACAGATCCAGACTTGATAGAGAAGTCAAACCTGAACAGACAGTTTCTTTTTCGACCTCATCACATACAG AAACCTAAGAGCTATACTGCAGCAGAAGCAACCCTGAACATCAATCCTTACTTAAAGATTGACTCATACATTAATAAAGTTTGTCCAGCCACTGAGAACACTTACAGCGATGAATTCTATACCAAGCAAGATGTAATTGTGACCGCTTTGGACAATGTTGAGGCAAGGAGATACATTGATAG TCGTTGTGTAGCAAACCTGCGTCCTCTTATAGACTCTGGAACTATGGGAACAAAAGGACACACGGAAGTTATTGTGCCCCATCTGACAGAGTCCTATAACAGTCAC CGGGATCCACCAGAAGAAGAAATACCTTTTTGCACCTTGAAGTCTTTCCCAGCTGCCATTGAGCATACGATACAGTGGGCAAGAGATAAG tttgAAAGTTCATTTTCTCACAAGCCTTCACTGTTTAACAAATTCTGGCAAACCTATCCGTCTGCAGAAGAAGTTTTACAG AGAATAAAATCAGGGGAGAGCTTAGAAGGCTGTTTTCATGTTATTAAAACGCTCAGTAGGAGACCCCGAAGCTGGACTCAATGTGTGGAACTAGCAAGAGTAAAATTTGAGAAGTATTTTAGCCATAAG GCTCTTCAGCTCCTTCATTCATTTCCTCTTGATACACGATTAAAAGACGGAA GTTTGTTTTGGCAGTCACCAAAGAGGCCACCTTTCCCAGTGAAGTTTGAATTTAACGATCCTTT gCATTACAGTTTCATTGTGAGTGCAGCAAAACTCTTTGCAACGGTGTTCTGTGTTCCTTTCACAGAAAAG GATTTGTCAGAGGAAACTATTTTGAAgattatttctgctgtgaaggTACCAGAGTTCAGACCTTCAAACAAA GTTGTACAGACTGATGAAACTGCAAGAAAACCTGATCATATTCCAGTCAGCAGTGAGGATGAAAGGAATGCTATTTTCCAGCTGGAGAAGTCTATACTATCCAATGAAGCTCTGGAAA GTGACTTGCAAATGAAGCCCATCTCCTTTGAAAAAGATGATGATAGTAATGGGCATATAGATTTCGTAACAGCAGCATCAAACTTGAGAGCCAAGATGTACAACATCGAGCCAGCAGATCGGTTCAAAACAAAGCGCATTGCTGGAAAGATTATTCCTGCAATTGCAACAGCTACTGCTGCAGTATCAGGCCTG GTTGCACTAGAACTCATCAAAGTTGTGGGTGGTTACCCAGCTGAGGCGTACAAGAACTGTTTTCTGAACCTAGCCATTCCCATAATGGTCTttacagaaactgctgaagtaAGAAGAACGGAAATCAG aaatgggATATCATTTACAATCTGGGACAGATGGACAATTTATGGGAAAGAGGATTTTACTCTGTTGGACTTCATAAATGCTGTCAGA GAGAAATATGGAATTGAACCAACTATGGTTGTACAGGGAGTCAAAATGCTGTATGTTCCTGTGATGCCTGGCCATATTAAAAGACTAAAGCTGAC GATGCAAAAGCTTGTGAAACCATCAGCTGATAAGAAGTATGTGGATTTGACAGTATCGTTTGCTCCAGAAACAGATGGAGAGGAAGATTTGCCAGGGCCGCCAGTGAGATACTACTTTGTTCAGGAAGACAATTGA